A genomic segment from Candidatus Viadribacter manganicus encodes:
- a CDS encoding DUF2200 domain-containing protein: MTKHRIYTTSFASVYPHYVAKAEKKGHTKAEVDEIIRWLTGYTQKKLDSQMFKKTDFETFFAEAPNMNPSRALITGVVCGVRVENVEEPLMQEIRYLDKLIDELAKGKAMEKILRQ; the protein is encoded by the coding sequence ATGACCAAACACCGTATCTACACAACCAGCTTCGCCAGCGTCTATCCGCACTACGTCGCCAAAGCTGAGAAGAAGGGCCACACCAAAGCGGAAGTCGATGAGATCATTCGCTGGCTCACCGGCTACACGCAAAAGAAGCTCGACTCGCAAATGTTCAAGAAGACCGACTTCGAAACCTTCTTCGCCGAAGCGCCCAATATGAACCCTTCGCGCGCGCTTATCACCGGCGTCGTTTGCGGCGTTCGCGTCGAGAACGTCGAAGAGCCGCTGATGCAGGAAATCCGATACCTCGATAAGCTGATCGACGAACTCGCCAAGGGTAAGGCGATGGAAAAAATCCTCCGCCAATAG
- a CDS encoding DUF779 domain-containing protein, which translates to MHTGAPARVIATDAARAFLAEIRQDHPNVLIHQSGGCCDGSSPMCYPSAAFRIGDSDVKLGEIDGVAIYISGPQFEAWRRTQLILDVVPGRGGMFSLDNGRERRFLARARAFSDEEVFALDGKAP; encoded by the coding sequence ATGCACACCGGTGCACCTGCGCGCGTCATCGCGACCGACGCCGCGCGCGCCTTCCTGGCCGAAATCCGTCAGGACCACCCCAACGTTCTCATCCATCAATCGGGTGGTTGCTGCGACGGCTCTTCGCCCATGTGCTACCCCAGCGCCGCATTCCGCATCGGCGACAGCGACGTAAAGCTCGGCGAGATCGATGGCGTCGCCATCTACATCAGCGGTCCGCAATTCGAAGCCTGGCGGCGCACGCAACTCATCCTTGACGTTGTCCCCGGCCGCGGCGGCATGTTCTCGCTCGACAATGGCCGCGAACGCCGCTTCCTGGCGCGGGCCCGCGCCTTCAGCGACGAAGAAGTCTTCGCCTTGGACGGCAAAGCCCCTTGA
- the acs gene encoding acetate--CoA ligase, with product MSDPVVIPVPKEWAERAYVDDVKYRAMHASALADPEAFWGVHGQRLDWIKPYTKVKDTSFNEADFHIRWYWDGVLNVTANCIDRHLETRGDQVAIIWEGDDPHQSRHISYRELHDEVCRFANVLKSRGVAKGDRITIYMPMIPEAAYAMLACARIGAVHSVVFGGFSPESLANRIKDCDSKVIITADEGVRGGKIIPLKQNVDEAVEETPGVHTVLVVTRTGAGVPMIDGRDIVYEDAAADVSADCPPEPMNAEDPLFILYTSGSTGKPKGVLHTTGGYLVYASMTHQYVFDYHEGDIYWCTADVGWVTGHSYIVYGPLANGATTLMFEGVPNYPNVSRFWDVIDKHKVNIFYTAPTAIRALMRDGEEPVKRTSRASLRLIGTVGEPINPEAWLWYYRTVGDSRCPVVDTWWQTETGAALITNLPGATAMKPGSATRPFFGIKPALVDEKGNFLEGAASGNLVLLDSWPGQMRTVYGDHQRFFETYFRTYPGMYFTGDGCRRDEDGYYWITGRVDDVLNVSGHRIGTAEIESALVADTKVAEAAVVGYPHDIKGQGIYCYVTLKQGIEPNDELKRELVQMVRHEIGPTATPDIIQWAPGLPKTRSGKIMRRILRKIAENDLSNLGDTSTLADPAVVDDLVANRAGA from the coding sequence ATGTCCGACCCCGTCGTCATCCCGGTTCCAAAAGAGTGGGCCGAACGCGCTTACGTTGACGACGTCAAGTATCGCGCCATGCACGCCAGCGCCCTCGCGGACCCAGAAGCATTTTGGGGGGTACACGGCCAGCGCCTCGATTGGATCAAGCCCTACACCAAGGTGAAGGACACGAGCTTCAACGAGGCCGACTTCCACATTCGCTGGTACTGGGATGGCGTCCTCAACGTCACCGCCAATTGCATCGACCGGCATCTGGAAACGCGCGGAGATCAAGTCGCGATCATCTGGGAAGGCGACGATCCGCACCAATCGCGCCACATCTCCTACCGCGAGCTGCATGACGAGGTCTGCCGCTTCGCCAATGTCTTAAAGTCACGCGGCGTCGCCAAAGGCGACCGCATCACAATCTACATGCCCATGATCCCGGAAGCGGCGTACGCCATGCTCGCCTGCGCGCGCATCGGCGCGGTTCATTCGGTGGTCTTCGGCGGCTTCTCGCCCGAGAGCCTCGCCAACCGCATCAAGGATTGCGATTCCAAGGTCATCATCACCGCCGACGAAGGCGTGCGCGGCGGCAAGATCATTCCGCTGAAGCAAAACGTCGATGAAGCGGTGGAAGAAACGCCCGGCGTCCACACTGTCCTGGTCGTCACCCGCACTGGCGCCGGCGTGCCGATGATCGATGGCCGCGACATCGTCTACGAAGACGCTGCGGCCGATGTCAGCGCCGATTGCCCGCCCGAGCCGATGAATGCGGAAGATCCGCTTTTCATCCTCTACACCTCAGGCTCAACCGGCAAACCCAAGGGCGTGCTGCACACAACCGGCGGCTATCTCGTCTACGCCTCGATGACACACCAATACGTCTTCGATTATCACGAGGGCGACATCTACTGGTGCACCGCCGACGTGGGCTGGGTCACCGGCCACTCCTACATCGTCTACGGCCCGCTCGCGAATGGCGCGACGACGCTGATGTTCGAAGGCGTGCCGAACTATCCCAATGTCTCACGCTTCTGGGATGTCATTGACAAGCACAAAGTCAACATCTTCTACACCGCACCCACCGCCATCCGCGCGCTCATGCGCGATGGCGAAGAGCCGGTGAAGCGCACCTCGCGCGCAAGCCTTCGCCTCATCGGCACAGTCGGCGAACCGATCAATCCTGAAGCATGGCTTTGGTATTATCGCACGGTCGGCGACTCGCGCTGCCCGGTTGTCGACACTTGGTGGCAAACCGAAACCGGCGCCGCGCTCATCACCAATCTTCCCGGCGCAACCGCGATGAAGCCAGGCAGCGCCACACGCCCATTCTTCGGCATCAAGCCCGCGCTCGTCGATGAGAAAGGCAATTTCTTAGAGGGCGCAGCCAGCGGCAATCTCGTGCTGCTCGATTCCTGGCCTGGCCAGATGCGCACCGTCTATGGCGATCATCAGCGCTTTTTCGAAACTTACTTCCGCACCTATCCAGGCATGTACTTCACCGGCGACGGCTGCCGCCGCGACGAAGACGGCTATTACTGGATCACGGGCCGCGTCGATGACGTGCTCAACGTCAGCGGCCATCGCATCGGCACGGCCGAGATCGAAAGCGCACTCGTCGCTGACACCAAAGTCGCCGAAGCCGCCGTCGTCGGCTATCCGCACGACATCAAGGGCCAAGGCATCTATTGCTACGTGACGCTGAAACAAGGCATCGAGCCCAACGATGAACTGAAGCGCGAACTCGTCCAAATGGTCCGCCACGAAATCGGACCAACGGCGACGCCCGACATCATCCAATGGGCGCCCGGCCTGCCGAAAACGCGCAGCGGCAAGATCATGCGCCGTATCCTGCGCAAAATAGCCGAGAACGACCTTAGCAATCTCGGCGACACCTCAACCCTTGCCGATCCCGCCGTCGTCGATGATCTCGTCGCCAATCGGGCCGGCGCGTGA
- a CDS encoding LemA family protein, which produces MTTLYIFATVALVAIFVIILFNQLIAKRQLTNNGWADIDVQLKRRADLIPQLVTTVKAYAAHEQQLFEEVAERRNAALAAGDNAVQRGEAESALAKPVGRLIALGEAYPDLKANQNFLDLQNELSDTENKIEMARRFYNGAVRELNTAAESFPSNIVASFFGIKQRAFFEITAAGDRAVPNLGLKS; this is translated from the coding sequence ATGACCACGCTTTACATCTTCGCCACCGTCGCACTCGTTGCGATCTTCGTCATCATTCTGTTCAACCAGCTCATCGCCAAGCGGCAGCTGACCAACAATGGCTGGGCCGATATCGATGTGCAGCTGAAGCGCCGCGCCGACCTCATCCCGCAACTGGTCACAACTGTGAAAGCCTACGCGGCGCACGAGCAACAATTGTTCGAGGAGGTGGCGGAGCGCCGCAACGCCGCCCTCGCCGCTGGTGACAACGCCGTCCAGCGCGGCGAGGCCGAAAGCGCGCTGGCAAAGCCGGTCGGCCGCCTCATCGCGCTCGGTGAGGCTTACCCCGATCTCAAGGCCAACCAGAACTTCCTCGATCTCCAGAACGAACTCTCGGACACCGAGAACAAAATCGAAATGGCCCGCCGCTTCTATAACGGCGCCGTGCGCGAACTGAACACGGCCGCTGAAAGCTTTCCTTCAAACATCGTCGCCTCCTTCTTCGGTATCAAACAGCGGGCCTTTTTCGAAATCACCGCGGCCGGCGATCGCGCCGTGCCGAACCTGGGGCTGAAGTCGTGA